In Constrictibacter sp. MBR-5, the following proteins share a genomic window:
- a CDS encoding PAS domain S-box protein: MPTDERLNEDGRRIGPAAITLGYLVAGTAYILVSDAFVADAFGEVAGTVGTWKGIVFIILSGTVLYALLRRMNEQAEDYTAGLKQSRHAARELFLQNPEAMWVYDPDTLAYRDVNEAATERYGWSRDEFLRMTVPDLHPEEDRAELRIALRSRGQGLQRETHARHRTRHGRSMRVSLTSHCITLSGRRAILVVARDMTDLDAAEQALRTREAQLQETAADLRERVKEMQSLDRILRLCNQPDMPLEALLDGVVAALASGLRYPDAAAVRLTLDGRTYGSEPSQDAPPHPAAGPVLREPIGGADQSGFLELGYKPPIGGPTGEPFLEEEKALVEVVATEVRQTLARRRIGEMLHLRDRGLAAAPTGICIAARGETDSPIIFVNPAFLRISGYGEEEIVGRDCRFLQGPETDPATVAAIRASLAGGQTFSGEILNYRKNGQCYWNDLLISPIHDETGRVSHFVGVMRDATARYKAQERIRLLESAVEAAASAIVVTDAQGKVEYVNSAFQRITGYTSEEVVGETLSVLRSEQHDDAFFQDLWDTITSGRVWRSPIVNRRKDGTLYRAGQVIAPIHDRHDRITHFVAIQEDTTALHEAEEQLRHAQRLQAVGQLTGGIAHDFNNILAVVLGNLELLDEQITDLDLRELIADPLTATMRGAELTKRLLAFARLHPQQPQPVDIATLTDRVVDLLRPALTEATQITVSHGPGLWHAFVDKGQLETALFNIGLNAREAMPEGGALLIETANAQLDADYAAVNQEVVPGDYVMIAVTDTGRGMPPDVLAKAFDPFFTTKEPGSGTGLGLSMVYGFAKQSGGHVRIYSEIDRGTIVRLYLPCGGFRSSPRGKDEALGMKGGGRTILVVEDDEQVSRWIVRALEGAEFRVVKVGDAAEAMRRITDGLKPDLLLTDVVLPGGTTGVKLAAGLAARGCHAKVLFMSGYSRDAVARGEALPPDARLLNKPFRRAELLQQVHGLLAEGETK; the protein is encoded by the coding sequence ATGCCGACGGATGAGCGCTTAAACGAGGATGGCCGCCGGATCGGCCCGGCCGCGATCACGCTCGGCTACCTGGTCGCCGGGACCGCCTATATCCTAGTCTCCGACGCCTTCGTCGCAGACGCCTTCGGCGAGGTGGCGGGAACGGTCGGAACGTGGAAGGGGATCGTCTTCATCATCCTCTCCGGCACGGTTCTGTACGCCCTGCTGCGCCGGATGAACGAGCAGGCGGAGGACTACACCGCGGGGCTAAAGCAGAGCCGGCACGCGGCGCGCGAACTGTTCCTGCAGAACCCCGAGGCGATGTGGGTCTACGACCCGGACACACTCGCCTATCGCGACGTCAACGAGGCGGCGACGGAGCGCTACGGCTGGTCACGCGACGAATTCCTGCGCATGACGGTGCCGGACCTCCATCCCGAGGAAGACCGGGCAGAACTTCGCATCGCACTGCGAAGCCGCGGCCAGGGATTGCAGCGGGAGACGCACGCACGCCACCGCACGCGGCACGGCCGTTCGATGCGCGTGAGCCTCACAAGCCACTGCATCACACTGTCCGGCCGCCGTGCGATCCTCGTCGTCGCCCGCGACATGACCGATCTCGACGCCGCCGAGCAGGCTCTTCGAACGCGTGAGGCCCAGTTACAGGAAACGGCGGCCGACCTCCGAGAGCGGGTCAAGGAGATGCAGAGCCTCGACCGGATCCTCCGGCTGTGCAACCAGCCCGACATGCCGCTCGAGGCTCTTCTGGACGGCGTGGTGGCGGCACTGGCCAGCGGACTCCGCTATCCCGACGCTGCTGCCGTTCGCCTCACACTGGACGGGCGGACCTATGGGTCGGAGCCATCCCAGGATGCCCCTCCGCATCCCGCCGCCGGACCGGTACTCCGGGAGCCGATCGGCGGTGCCGACCAGTCGGGCTTTCTCGAACTCGGATACAAGCCGCCGATCGGCGGCCCGACCGGCGAGCCGTTTCTCGAAGAAGAAAAGGCGCTCGTCGAGGTCGTCGCCACGGAAGTGCGGCAGACGCTCGCGCGCCGACGGATCGGCGAGATGCTCCACTTACGCGACCGCGGACTGGCGGCGGCACCGACCGGAATCTGCATCGCAGCCAGGGGCGAGACCGACAGCCCCATCATCTTCGTCAATCCGGCCTTCCTGCGGATCAGCGGATATGGCGAAGAGGAAATCGTCGGCCGCGACTGCCGCTTCCTTCAGGGACCGGAGACGGATCCGGCGACAGTCGCGGCGATCCGCGCGTCGCTCGCCGGCGGCCAGACATTCTCCGGCGAGATCCTCAACTATCGAAAGAACGGCCAGTGCTACTGGAACGACCTCCTTATCTCGCCGATTCATGACGAAACAGGTCGCGTTAGCCATTTTGTCGGGGTAATGCGGGACGCAACCGCCAGATACAAGGCTCAGGAGAGAATCCGCCTGCTGGAGTCCGCTGTCGAAGCAGCGGCCAGCGCGATTGTCGTCACCGATGCCCAGGGGAAGGTGGAGTACGTGAATTCGGCGTTCCAGCGGATCACCGGCTACACCAGTGAAGAGGTGGTGGGAGAGACGCTGAGCGTTCTTAGGTCAGAACAGCACGACGACGCTTTCTTCCAGGACCTCTGGGATACGATCACGAGCGGCCGCGTGTGGCGCAGCCCTATCGTCAACCGGCGCAAGGACGGTACGCTCTACCGTGCTGGCCAAGTGATCGCACCGATCCACGACCGCCACGACCGGATCACGCACTTCGTCGCGATCCAGGAGGACACGACCGCTCTGCACGAAGCCGAGGAACAGTTGCGACATGCCCAGCGGCTGCAGGCCGTGGGCCAGCTGACCGGGGGCATCGCTCACGATTTCAACAACATCCTCGCGGTTGTCCTCGGCAACCTGGAGCTGCTCGACGAGCAGATCACCGACCTCGACCTTCGGGAACTGATCGCGGATCCGCTGACCGCGACGATGCGCGGCGCCGAGCTGACCAAGCGGCTGCTGGCTTTCGCGCGACTGCACCCGCAGCAGCCACAGCCGGTCGACATCGCAACGCTGACCGACCGTGTCGTCGACCTCCTCCGACCCGCCCTCACGGAGGCGACCCAGATCACGGTGTCACACGGCCCGGGCCTCTGGCATGCCTTCGTCGACAAGGGGCAGCTGGAAACAGCGCTCTTCAACATCGGGCTCAATGCGCGCGAGGCGATGCCCGAGGGTGGCGCTCTCCTCATCGAGACGGCGAATGCGCAACTCGATGCCGACTACGCCGCAGTGAACCAGGAGGTCGTCCCCGGCGACTATGTGATGATCGCGGTCACCGATACGGGCCGGGGCATGCCCCCGGACGTGTTGGCCAAGGCCTTCGACCCCTTCTTCACGACCAAGGAGCCCGGCAGCGGCACCGGCCTTGGACTGAGCATGGTGTATGGCTTCGCCAAGCAGTCCGGCGGGCATGTGCGCATCTATAGCGAGATTGACCGCGGCACCATAGTACGGCTCTATTTGCCCTGCGGTGGATTTCGATCGAGTCCACGCGGGAAGGACGAGGCGCTCGGGATGAAGGGAGGCGGACGCACCATCCTGGTCGTGGAAGACGACGAACAAGTGTCGCGATGGATCGTGCGGGCCCTCGAAGGTGCGGAGTTCCGGGTCGTCAAGGTTGGCGACGCCGCAGAGGCAATGCGCCGGATCACCGACGGCTTGAAACCCGACTTGCTGCTCACGGATGTGGTGCTGCCGGGCGGCACCACCGGAGTGAAACTCGCTGCCGGGCTGGCGGCGCGCGGCTGCCACGCCAAAGTGCTTTTCATGTCCGGCTATTCGCGTGATGCCGTCGCCAGGGGTGAAGCGCTGCCGCCCGATGCGCGGCTGCTGAACAAGCCGTTCCGCCGGGCAGAACTGCTTCAGCAGGTCCACGGCCTGCTCGCCGAAGGGGAGACGAAATGA
- a CDS encoding response regulator: MGDAPDPAAGGAAPTPEPTARRLLVMDDEAAFARFVRRIAEGEGYEVEVLTLPREFAETFERFDPNVVILDVVMPEIDGIELIRWLIAREAHIKLIVMTGFNPMYATMGAVLAEAHGLMEVTSVVKPIGVADLRKLLA, encoded by the coding sequence ATGGGCGACGCACCGGATCCGGCCGCCGGGGGCGCAGCGCCGACACCCGAACCGACCGCAAGACGCCTGCTCGTCATGGACGACGAAGCCGCTTTCGCGCGTTTCGTCCGGCGTATTGCCGAGGGTGAAGGCTACGAGGTGGAGGTTCTCACCCTGCCGCGCGAGTTTGCGGAAACGTTCGAGCGTTTCGACCCGAACGTGGTGATTCTCGATGTGGTCATGCCGGAAATCGACGGCATCGAGCTGATACGCTGGCTCATAGCCCGGGAAGCGCACATCAAGCTGATCGTCATGACCGGCTTCAATCCGATGTACGCGACCATGGGAGCGGTTCTTGCCGAGGCGCACGGCTTGATGGAGGTAACGTCGGTCGTGAAGCCGATCGGCGTCGCCGACCTGCGGAAGCTGCTGGCCTAG
- a CDS encoding TRAP transporter large permease subunit has translation MSSALIGEILAVALFVFTVLGVLIGYPVAFTLAGISLIFAVLGNALGVFDFYFLSGLASRYFGVMTNEVLVAVPLFVFMGNVLERSKIAEELLETMGQLFGSLRGGLGISVVVVGALLAASTGIVGATVVTMGLLSLPAMMRAGYDPKLATGIICASGTLGQIIPPSIVLIFLGDLLSGANTLAQMSKGNYSGEPVSVGDLFAGAFIPGFMLVGMYILYVVAMAVLRPSSCPPLVMSVEEKRTLKFRVFSTLFPPLLLIVAVLGSILAGIATPTESASIGALGAMVLALAKRQFGLRALFEVMRSTLMITALVFVIVLGASLFSLVFRGLGGEELVHDVLSRMPGGAFGAVLAVMFLMFILGFFMDTFEIILIVVPITAPAILMLDVNPIWLGVMIGVNLQTSFLTPPVGFALFYLRGVAPASITTGDIYRGIIPFVALQIVALGLLWTFPQLTTWLPSKVFGQPAAAVGDGTGQGAPGPLDGLMHQGTPTLPPGRSPLDDLLKPMPDPSGQGSGSVLDNLLRAPATMPGAPSPASPPAPPAAPAERGGSVLDQLMRQGGASLPSGNDQVLDRLSPAPEAAPAR, from the coding sequence ATGAGCAGCGCCCTTATCGGCGAGATTCTCGCCGTCGCTCTCTTCGTGTTCACGGTTCTCGGCGTTCTCATCGGCTATCCGGTGGCGTTCACGCTGGCCGGGATATCGTTGATCTTCGCCGTCCTCGGCAACGCGCTCGGCGTGTTCGACTTCTATTTCCTGAGCGGACTGGCCTCACGCTATTTCGGCGTAATGACGAACGAGGTGCTCGTCGCGGTGCCGCTGTTCGTCTTCATGGGCAACGTGCTCGAGCGGTCGAAGATCGCCGAGGAACTGCTCGAGACCATGGGCCAACTCTTCGGGAGTCTGCGTGGCGGCCTCGGCATTTCCGTCGTCGTCGTCGGTGCCCTGCTCGCGGCGTCCACGGGCATCGTTGGCGCCACCGTCGTTACGATGGGCCTGCTCAGCCTGCCCGCGATGATGCGTGCCGGCTACGATCCCAAGCTGGCGACCGGCATCATCTGCGCCTCCGGGACGCTCGGGCAGATCATCCCGCCGTCGATCGTGCTGATCTTCCTGGGCGACCTGCTGTCCGGTGCGAACACGCTGGCCCAGATGTCCAAGGGCAACTACAGCGGTGAGCCGGTGTCGGTGGGCGATCTGTTCGCCGGCGCCTTTATTCCCGGCTTCATGCTGGTCGGCATGTACATTCTCTACGTCGTCGCCATGGCGGTCCTGCGGCCCTCCAGCTGCCCGCCGCTGGTGATGAGCGTGGAGGAGAAGCGCACGCTGAAGTTCCGCGTCTTCTCAACGCTCTTTCCCCCGCTCCTGTTGATCGTCGCCGTCCTCGGCTCGATCCTTGCCGGCATCGCCACGCCGACGGAGTCGGCGTCGATCGGCGCCCTGGGCGCCATGGTCCTGGCGCTGGCGAAGCGCCAGTTCGGACTGCGGGCGCTGTTCGAGGTGATGCGTTCCACGCTGATGATCACGGCGCTGGTGTTTGTGATCGTCCTTGGGGCGTCGCTCTTCTCGCTGGTCTTCCGTGGCCTCGGCGGCGAGGAACTGGTCCACGACGTGCTGAGCCGCATGCCGGGCGGTGCCTTCGGCGCCGTGCTGGCCGTGATGTTCCTGATGTTCATCCTCGGCTTCTTCATGGACACGTTCGAGATCATCCTGATCGTCGTGCCGATCACGGCGCCGGCAATCCTGATGCTCGACGTGAACCCCATCTGGCTGGGCGTGATGATCGGCGTCAACCTGCAGACCAGCTTCCTGACGCCGCCCGTCGGGTTCGCGCTCTTCTATTTGCGCGGGGTGGCGCCCGCGAGCATCACGACCGGCGACATCTATCGCGGCATCATTCCTTTCGTGGCATTGCAGATCGTGGCACTCGGACTGCTCTGGACGTTCCCGCAACTGACCACTTGGCTGCCGAGCAAGGTGTTCGGCCAGCCGGCAGCCGCGGTCGGCGACGGGACCGGGCAGGGTGCGCCGGGGCCGCTCGACGGGCTCATGCATCAGGGCACCCCGACCCTACCCCCGGGACGGTCGCCCCTGGACGATCTGCTGAAACCGATGCCGGATCCGTCCGGGCAGGGCTCGGGGAGCGTGCTCGACAATCTGCTCAGGGCGCCGGCCACGATGCCTGGCGCGCCGTCCCCGGCCTCCCCACCGGCTCCGCCTGCGGCACCCGCGGAGCGAGGCGGCAGTGTTCTGGACCAGCTCATGCGCCAGGGCGGCGCGTCGCTGCCGTCCGGAAACGACCAGGTACTCGATCGGCTGTCGCCGGCGCCGGAGGCCGCTCCGGCGCGGTGA
- a CDS encoding TRAP transporter small permease subunit translates to MRVLVGFVRAVDGLNEWAGRIMAWLTLVTVLVCATVVLLRYAFSMGFVWLQELYVWTYALVFMLGAGYTLKRGGHVRVDIVYANMSRRARALVDLIGTLLFLLPWLAVVAFVSWPYIGASWDIFEASAQTGGMPGLFLLKTALLGFCALLGLQGLAVAARSLLVLKGREDLLPPADEARA, encoded by the coding sequence GTGCGGGTGCTCGTCGGATTTGTCCGTGCGGTCGACGGACTGAATGAATGGGCCGGGCGGATCATGGCGTGGCTGACGCTGGTCACCGTGCTGGTCTGCGCAACCGTCGTCCTGCTGCGCTACGCCTTCTCGATGGGCTTCGTCTGGCTGCAGGAACTGTACGTCTGGACCTACGCGCTGGTCTTCATGCTGGGTGCCGGCTACACGCTCAAGCGGGGCGGGCACGTCCGGGTCGACATCGTCTACGCCAACATGTCCAGGCGGGCGCGCGCGCTGGTCGACCTGATCGGCACGCTGCTCTTCCTGCTCCCCTGGCTGGCCGTCGTCGCCTTCGTGTCCTGGCCCTATATCGGTGCCTCCTGGGACATCTTCGAGGCGTCGGCGCAGACAGGCGGCATGCCCGGCCTGTTCCTCCTGAAGACCGCTTTGCTCGGTTTCTGCGCCCTCCTCGGCCTGCAGGGGCTGGCCGTCGCGGCGCGGAGCCTGCTGGTCCTGAAGGGCCGCGAAGACCTTCTGCCGCCTGCCGACGAAGCCAGGGCGTGA
- a CDS encoding FAD-linked oxidase C-terminal domain-containing protein, whose amino-acid sequence MPQGDAARAAAARRRAVKPGDSRLAQRLAGAVEGEVLFDAFTRGRYSTDASIYQVEPIGVVRPKSVADIEAALAIAREEGFPVTARGGGTSQAGQTINEALVVDTSAHLNRILEIDLEGMRARVEPGVVLDQLNKVLRPHGVWFPIDISTASRCTIGGMAANNSCGARSIRYGNMVHNTRGIRAILADGGTYDFGPVPGVLTGADLPPRYADLVQRVRAIAGRERDEIRRRWPQLLRNVAGYNLNTVDPVGHNMASLLVGSEGTLGFFTEVEVDLAPLPPRRVLGICHFPNFRDAMAATQYLVTLDPEAVELVDRGIIELSREMPQFRATVERMVRGEPDALLLVEFAGTEEAPLLRRLRDLDRMMGDLGFPFSVVEAVEPGFQAAVWRVREAGLNIVMSMKGDGKPVSFIEDCAVPLADLADFTDRLTAVFDKHGTRGTWYAHASVGLLHVRPIINLKTDDGTRKLRAIAEEAFELVREYKGSHSGEHGDGIVRAEFHDRIYGSRIVQAFEEVKGAFDPTNLFNPGRVVKAPRMDDRRLFRYGPNYKPLPHVPVLDWGEFGSFLGAAEMCNNNGTCRKRDAGVMCPSFRATEDEQHLTRGRANTLRLALSGQLGADALTSDAMYDTLDLCVGCKGCRRECPTGVDMAKMKVEFLFHYRARHGLELKDRLVAFMPRYAGKVGRVAALLNGAAHLPGARAIGEKLFGFAARRSLPHWSGRPFRAGSDPAAIVGDGRDVALLVDTFNRAFEPDNARAAARVLEAAGYHVHYPSVAGESRPPCCGRTFLSAGLVDEARVEVRRTLDALRPYVEAGVPVVGLEPACLLSLRDEFLYLTPGDEAAALSAQAFLFEEFLLAERAAGRFDPDLRPLKATRALMHGHCHQKSFGLFEGAADLLRIVPGLTVETVESSCCGMAGSFGFDAGHYDVSMKMAELSLLPAVRAADEDTILVADGTSCRHQILDGSGREAVHVARVLESALAR is encoded by the coding sequence TTGCCCCAGGGAGACGCCGCCAGAGCCGCCGCCGCCCGACGCCGCGCCGTGAAGCCCGGCGACAGCCGACTGGCCCAGCGCCTGGCCGGCGCGGTGGAGGGGGAGGTGCTGTTCGACGCCTTCACCCGCGGCCGCTACAGCACCGACGCGTCGATCTATCAGGTCGAGCCGATCGGCGTGGTGCGGCCGAAGTCGGTGGCCGACATCGAGGCGGCGCTCGCCATCGCGCGGGAGGAGGGGTTCCCGGTCACGGCGCGCGGCGGCGGCACGAGCCAGGCCGGGCAGACGATCAACGAGGCGCTGGTCGTCGACACCTCGGCGCACCTGAACCGCATCCTCGAGATCGACCTGGAGGGGATGCGGGCCAGGGTCGAGCCGGGGGTCGTGCTCGACCAGCTGAACAAGGTGCTGCGGCCGCACGGGGTGTGGTTCCCGATCGACATCTCGACCGCCAGCCGCTGCACCATCGGCGGCATGGCGGCCAACAATTCCTGCGGCGCGCGCTCCATCCGCTACGGCAACATGGTGCACAACACGCGCGGCATCCGGGCGATCCTGGCGGACGGCGGCACCTACGACTTCGGGCCGGTGCCGGGGGTGCTGACCGGCGCCGACCTGCCGCCGCGCTACGCCGACCTGGTGCAGCGGGTGCGGGCCATCGCCGGGCGCGAGCGCGACGAGATCCGCCGCCGGTGGCCGCAGCTGCTGCGCAACGTCGCCGGCTACAACCTGAACACGGTCGACCCGGTCGGCCACAACATGGCCAGCCTTCTGGTGGGCTCCGAGGGGACGCTGGGTTTCTTCACCGAGGTCGAGGTCGACCTCGCACCGCTGCCGCCGCGCCGGGTGCTCGGGATCTGCCACTTCCCGAACTTCCGCGATGCGATGGCGGCCACACAATATCTGGTGACGCTCGACCCCGAGGCGGTGGAGCTGGTCGACCGCGGCATCATCGAGCTGTCGCGCGAGATGCCGCAGTTTCGCGCGACGGTCGAGCGCATGGTGCGCGGCGAGCCGGACGCGCTCCTGCTGGTCGAGTTCGCGGGCACCGAGGAGGCGCCGCTGCTGCGCCGGCTGCGCGACCTGGACCGCATGATGGGCGACCTGGGCTTTCCCTTCTCGGTGGTCGAGGCGGTGGAGCCGGGGTTCCAGGCGGCGGTCTGGCGGGTGCGCGAGGCGGGGCTCAACATCGTCATGTCGATGAAGGGCGACGGCAAGCCGGTCTCCTTCATCGAGGACTGCGCCGTGCCGCTCGCCGACCTCGCGGACTTCACCGACCGGCTGACGGCGGTCTTCGACAAGCACGGCACGCGCGGCACCTGGTACGCGCACGCCTCGGTCGGCCTGCTGCACGTGCGGCCGATCATCAACCTGAAGACCGACGACGGCACGCGCAAGCTGCGCGCCATCGCCGAGGAGGCGTTCGAACTCGTCCGCGAATACAAGGGCTCGCACTCGGGCGAGCACGGCGACGGCATCGTCCGCGCCGAGTTCCACGACCGGATCTACGGGTCGCGCATCGTCCAGGCCTTCGAGGAGGTGAAGGGCGCCTTCGACCCGACGAACCTGTTCAACCCGGGCCGCGTGGTGAAGGCGCCGCGCATGGACGACCGGCGCCTCTTCCGCTACGGGCCGAACTACAAGCCGCTGCCGCACGTGCCGGTGCTCGACTGGGGGGAGTTCGGCTCGTTCCTGGGGGCGGCCGAGATGTGCAACAACAACGGCACCTGCCGGAAGCGCGACGCCGGCGTGATGTGCCCGTCCTTCCGCGCCACCGAGGACGAGCAGCACCTGACCCGCGGCCGTGCCAACACGCTGCGCCTGGCGCTCTCGGGCCAGCTCGGCGCCGACGCGCTGACGTCAGACGCGATGTACGACACGCTCGACCTCTGCGTCGGCTGCAAGGGCTGCCGCCGCGAGTGCCCGACCGGCGTCGACATGGCGAAGATGAAGGTCGAGTTCCTGTTCCACTACCGCGCCCGGCACGGGCTGGAGCTCAAGGACCGGCTGGTCGCCTTCATGCCGCGCTATGCCGGCAAGGTGGGGCGGGTCGCGGCGCTGCTGAACGGTGCCGCGCACCTGCCCGGCGCACGGGCCATCGGCGAGAAGCTGTTCGGCTTCGCCGCCCGGCGCTCGCTGCCGCACTGGAGCGGGCGGCCGTTCCGCGCCGGTTCCGACCCGGCGGCGATCGTCGGCGACGGCCGCGACGTGGCGCTGCTGGTCGACACGTTCAACCGCGCCTTCGAGCCGGACAATGCGCGCGCCGCGGCCCGCGTGCTGGAGGCCGCCGGCTATCACGTCCACTATCCGAGCGTCGCCGGGGAGAGCCGGCCGCCCTGCTGCGGGCGCACCTTCCTGTCGGCCGGTCTGGTGGACGAGGCGCGGGTCGAGGTGCGCCGCACGCTGGACGCGCTGCGGCCCTATGTCGAGGCGGGGGTGCCGGTGGTCGGGCTGGAACCGGCCTGCCTGCTGTCGCTGCGCGACGAGTTCCTCTACCTGACGCCCGGCGACGAGGCCGCGGCACTCTCCGCGCAGGCTTTTCTGTTCGAGGAGTTCCTGCTGGCCGAGCGCGCCGCCGGCCGGTTCGACCCGGACCTGCGGCCGCTGAAGGCGACGCGCGCCCTGATGCACGGCCACTGTCACCAGAAGAGCTTCGGCCTGTTCGAGGGTGCTGCCGACCTGCTGCGCATCGTCCCCGGCCTGACGGTCGAGACCGTAGAGTCGAGTTGCTGCGGCATGGCCGGCTCCTTCGGCTTCGATGCCGGGCACTACGACGTGTCGATGAAGATGGCCGAACTCAGCCTGCTGCCGGCGGTGCGTGCGGCGGACGAGGACACCATCCTGGTCGCAGACGGCACCAGCTGCCGCCACCAGATCCTCGACGGCAGCGGCCGCGAGGCGGTGCACGTCGCCCGCGTGCTCGAAAGCGCGCTCGCGCGCTGA
- a CDS encoding enoyl-CoA hydratase-related protein encodes MGPRLVDYLLYEPEPSGILWIKFNRPDKMNALVGTAEENGTVAKVGEYMRAGDDDPNVRVIVLTGVGKGFCSGANLGQKAPPEVTGENFPGARGAHEGPDAARQHFFHGFTDLHRDISLIRKPTVAMINGPAVGSGMDMALHCDIRIGCERTRFIGYHNAGQIIENGGSYYLPKMVGLGRALEFAYTGELKAERAYEWGMLNHLVASEELEPFTRDLCERMMAIPPMVQWISKRIMRAALDTSLETTMVMTSNAGGILQQSEDAKEARRAFMEKRKGQFRGM; translated from the coding sequence ATGGGACCAAGACTGGTCGACTATCTGCTGTACGAGCCCGAGCCGTCGGGCATCCTGTGGATCAAGTTCAACCGGCCGGACAAGATGAACGCCCTGGTCGGCACGGCCGAGGAGAACGGCACCGTCGCCAAGGTGGGCGAATACATGCGCGCCGGCGACGACGACCCGAACGTGCGGGTCATCGTGCTGACCGGCGTCGGCAAGGGCTTCTGCTCCGGCGCCAATTTGGGCCAGAAGGCGCCGCCCGAGGTGACCGGCGAGAACTTCCCCGGCGCCCGCGGCGCCCACGAGGGGCCGGATGCGGCGCGGCAGCATTTCTTCCACGGCTTCACCGACCTGCACCGCGACATCTCGCTGATCCGCAAGCCGACCGTCGCCATGATCAACGGGCCGGCCGTCGGCTCCGGCATGGACATGGCGCTGCACTGCGACATCCGCATCGGCTGCGAGCGGACGCGCTTCATCGGCTATCACAATGCCGGGCAGATCATCGAGAACGGCGGCTCCTACTACCTGCCCAAGATGGTGGGATTGGGCCGGGCGCTGGAGTTCGCCTATACCGGCGAGCTGAAGGCCGAGCGCGCCTACGAATGGGGCATGCTGAACCACCTCGTCGCGTCCGAGGAGCTGGAGCCGTTCACCCGCGACCTGTGCGAACGGATGATGGCGATCCCGCCGATGGTGCAGTGGATCTCCAAACGCATCATGCGCGCCGCGCTCGACACCAGCCTGGAGACCACCATGGTGATGACCTCGAACGCCGGCGGCATCCTGCAGCAGTCCGAAGACGCGAAGGAGGCCCGGCGGGCGTTCATGGAGAAGCGGAAGGGGCAGTTCCGGGGGATGTAG
- a CDS encoding VOC family protein, which translates to MFSHIMVGTNDLARSKKFYDATFGALGAKPGTEDTAKGRLIYSHNGGRYIVTKPIDGQPACHANGGTIGIAMDSPEQVDAWHKAGVAAGGKSIEDPPGVRGGTMYLAYLRDPDGNKLCALHRLPAK; encoded by the coding sequence ATGTTCAGTCACATCATGGTCGGGACGAACGACCTCGCCCGGTCGAAGAAATTCTACGACGCCACCTTCGGCGCGCTCGGCGCCAAGCCGGGGACCGAGGACACCGCCAAGGGCCGGCTGATCTACAGCCACAATGGCGGCCGCTACATCGTCACCAAGCCGATCGACGGCCAGCCCGCCTGCCACGCCAACGGCGGCACCATCGGCATCGCCATGGACAGCCCCGAACAGGTGGACGCCTGGCACAAGGCCGGCGTGGCCGCCGGCGGGAAGTCCATCGAAGACCCGCCGGGCGTGCGCGGCGGCACCATGTACCTGGCCTATCTCCGCGACCCCGACGGCAACAAGCTGTGTGCGCTGCACCGCCTGCCGGCGAAGTGA